The genomic stretch TAACACGGTTTTTTTCATGCCATTATGAATAACTTTTCTCGTGGTTTGGGATTTCGGAATGCGATCGTATTGTTCACACGGAAGAGGTTTGACTTCCTTTCAGACGTTACAGCCTGCCGCAAATGCAGTGATGAAGGAtaactgaattgtccttcctaaataaaaatgatcaatttaccccacacccttATCAACTTACCCCACATGAGCGGCTAGTTGGCCAAGTTGACTTTCATTTAGATATTTTTGGTATTAGAGAAGTTTTgtaattattgctatttttgattttcaatattttcaacatattcgaccctttatatatttttttatttttattaacctTAGGGGtcattcacaaattacgtaagggtttagggggggggggggtatctaaaattcttacgaatgcttacaaAGGGGGTGAGGGGGACTCAAGAGAATCTTACTGaagattaaaattttttaaaaaacttcgaaaaaagtccttacataattTATGAATGACGCCTTATGAATAATGCATTTTCCCACCATATTATAAATTGTGACTATTTTTGAATTgtctttattttaaaaaaatctacttGTAAACTGCAGATTCAACCAAACCGCTGTATATATCAAAGTGTGACcgcctttaaatttttttaataaattggaCATAACTTTATGAAATTAAACCAAAAAGAGCTTTCTTGCACCATTTACAACGAACTTTGAGAAACCAATTTGGctaaatataatttttacaTACACAAAAAAACGGTGGGTGCTTACTACCGCTGAACTGTATTTCCTGAATACACAAGAGATGCCGAATTGTAAAATCGCAGCTTGTGCAGTAAAACAGCAATGAAAAATAATCATCGATTAGCTTTATCACCACTCGTTGCATATTGATTGCGATGGGTAGTAAAACAGTGATGCGCCATTCTATCTTTTTCGCCTGTTTTGTATAACCGCTTCGTCGGTAATGCCTTCGTTATCTATCTCGTccaataaatattttaaaatctcatGTCTCGATAGTGGGTgctttagtacatttttcaactctattcagAGCGGTCGCGGTCGGTAAAAATGGGAACATTAAATCGAAACTTTCTACTGCTGCTTCTAGGTAGCAGTGTAATCGTTCAACTAAGTGCATCAAAAAGTCCTCTACCAGAGAAAGCTGCGATTCTAGCCGAGGCGGTTCCGGAGCGTGAAACAAGAGAAATCGATCGTACCTATTTTCTGCCAAGGAATACCTCGCCCTCTCATTACTTTATTCAACTGACTACAAATGTTCACGAAAATGATCTAACGTTTCAAGCTACGACGGAGATATATTTTAATGTATGGGAACCAACCAACACAGTAACGATGCATCTGCAAGATTTAATAATCCAATCAACAGAGTTGTCGAAAGTCGTAGGCCTTGGTGTTCCGCAAGTGATTGACAGTCCTGACCATGTAGTTGACCTCCGAACTGAGCATGTTGTATTCACATGTAATAGTGAGCTATCGATTGGAACATACATCTTGAAGGTCGTCTATACAGGAACCATGCGAAACTATCAGAGTGGCTACTTGGTGTCGTCGTATAGGGGAGAAAATAACCAAGTTCAGTATGTCGGATCAACCCATTTTCAGGCAACCCTAGCCCGTCGTGTTTTCCCTTGCTACGATGAGCCCGACCTGAAGGCTACTTTTACGCTTTGGATAACGCACGATAAAAACTATAATGCTGTGTCGAACATGATGATAAATTCAATTTATCCAGATGAGAACGACGCAAACTATCTGGTGACAAAGTTCCGTACGACTCCCATTATGTCCACCTATTTGCTAGCATTTGCAGTGACTAATTTCCAGGCAAAAGCCGTCGATCGGCATCAGGTTATGGCGAGGATAAATGCATTTAGTGATGTGGACCTAGCTTTGGATGCTGGAACGAAGATACTGGCCTCCCTTGACAGATATACGGGAGTGGCTTACTATAAATACATGTCTAAAATAACGCAGATCGCCATTCCAGATCGAGGTACAGGTGCGATGGAAAATTGGGGTCTAGTTACTTATGGGTAGGTCGGAAACAGATGGTGAATGTCAAAGTGATGACAGTCTGTTTATAGCTGCGGATGTGTGATTAGACCCCAATCGAAGTTAATATGGATTGTATATTTTTAGGGAGCCGGCATTGCTGTTCAATTCGGCGGACAACAGCTATCGCAGTCGTAAACGCGTCGTAACGGTTATTGCCCATGAATTTGCTCATCAGTGGTTTGGCAATCTGGTCAGCCCCAAGCTGTGGGAATATATCTGGCTAAATGAAGGTTTCGCCACCCTGTACGAATATTATGCGGCAACGTTGGCTTTTCCTAACCTGGAATACTGGGAGCTTTTCAATGTGGAAGTGGTCCAGCGGGCCCTCGGCTCGGACGCTGTAGAGAACATTCGACCAATGAATTATCCAGCCGCTTCACCCGATGAAATCTGGCGCTTATTCGATATCATAGCTTATCAGAAATGTGAGCATACAATTGAATAGttttaatttgataattttatctaCCCTTTCTTtagctggaagtgtgttgaaTATGTTCCGTCAGGTTCTGGGCGATGACAACTGGCAAGTCGGCTTGAACATATACCTAGAAAATCACAAATTGAGCGCTGCAACGCCGGACGATCTGTACGCTGCCCTTCAAACTGCTATCGAAGACAAAAATGTACTGCCGGACGGGTTTACCGTTAAATTACTGATGGAATCCTGGACCAATGCGGCTGGATATCCTCTGTTAACTGTCAAGCGCTTGTACAAAAATGGTGATATTATAATATCCCAAGAACGCTACATTGCCAACAAGCGTTTACCCAATGATCACATTTGGAACATTCCCTACAACTATGTGGCGCGTAGTTCGCCGAGGGCTGTCGAACCAGATGACATTCGCTGGTTGACTAGCAAGGCGGCCAAACTGACCATTGATGCCCCCGATAATCAGTGGATCATTTTCAATCGCGAGCAGTTCGGATACTACCGCGTGAACTACGATCTACACAACTGGAAACTGATAATCGATGCACTACTAACAAATCCACTCTCTATTAACCGATCAAACCGTGCCCAACTAATTGACGATGCTTTCAACTTGGCTCGTTCGGAGCGGTTGGATATGTCCATAGCACTTGAATTGCTGCAATACCTACGCTACGAAACGGAATATGCTCCGTGGGCAGCGGCGAACAACGTTCTGAATTACTTTCACGAAAAGCTTCTCGGAACGCCGGAGTACTCCAATTTCGCGAAGTTCGTCACCGAAATTGTTTCTGAAGTTTACAAAACGCTTCAGATCGACACGGTCGCCACCGAGGAGTCTACTCTGCTCAAGTATCTGAAGCAAACCATCTCCAACTGGGCGTGTCGTGCGGGAATCCAGGACTGTCTGGATAAAGCGTATGCTGCTCTGAAACAAGAGGTTGATGGCGGCACTGTCATACATCCGGATGTAGCTGCTGTGATCTACTGTCACGGACTTCGCGATGGAACGCTCAAGGAGCTGTCCTACCTTCTTCCAAAGATAACCACCTCCAGCAATCAAGCTAAGCGAACTGAAATCATCACTGCGCTCGGGTGTTCGAAGGACGTGGCCAGCGTGAAGGTCTTACTATCGGCGATTCAACTTTCAAATACAGTTTACCTGTCTACAGAAAAAACACAGATTGTTGACGCCATAGTAGGCGGTAGCTTAGAAGGCGTTGACACAACAGTGGACTATCTTATAGCGGGAAATAACGCAGGGAACTTGCTCACGTAAGCTACAGTTTTGCGatcagaaatattttttctaacagTTGCTTTATTACAGTGTTCTTGGCGAAGGCGGTTTTAATAACATGCTGACGGGAATTGCCCGCCGAACGAATAATGAAACACAGCGACAAAATATGGAGAAACTTTTGGCAGTTCTACAGGAAGTTATCAGCGAAGAAATGGCGAATACTGTTCGGAAAACGGTTGTCGCTAATGCCGATTGGTTCGATAGTTTGGAGGGATTGGTAGCGGTAGAGTTTTTTGAGAAGTATGAAAATGCCGTataaaaaaaagagtaaaatttgCTAACAAATACACTGGAATCCGTGGTTAATGTGAGAAACTAGTGGTTTTTAAAGTTCTTCagcttttgacatatttgagTTCTTCTAATAATTTCATGTATCCTCTTTTAGACGTTGACTTTTGAGTTACAGAGATTTTAGATTTATGGATTCTTGAATCCCTAATTTTTTTAATCTTGGTTGTATGATCGCAAATTGTTATATTCATGATTAAAACTctcaactttttgcctttttgcctttctcctagaaaggtatagcaatcactgaaaaaaccaaaggtataaaagtgctccaaagggtcgaatctcgtatatcaatcgacttagttcgacgggctgagcattttctgtatgtgtgtgtgtgttttttttcaaaggtggcggggaaatctgcaaacagacacctgagaagagaactcagggtgtggggatgagactaggggagagatgctggggtagttacactcccccagacacctattGATCCCTGttccgacccactaaaacccctccagtctccagccctggtcttcccggaacgacggttaaatattacgtcgggaagtggcttttgtgcgtgatgcaccctctttactcttataacctcctagctaactacctggagactggtagttagctaccactggcgtgttggtgattgacccgccacacacgttgtagctccaggacaatctgggaggcggccgcacaggccgcgttccagatgtccgggtcgtcgcacatcctccggacaagattgtccggagtagtgccaggcccgctcgcagccatcatgttgctcctcgctcttacgaaacgggggcatacgaagaagacatgctctgcagtctcctcctcttccacgcactcgggacacatgggggaccccgcgtgcccgaacctgtgcagatattgcctgaagcaaccatggcctgacaggatctgtgtcaggtggaagttcacctcgccatgtcgcctcccgaaccagccggatatctccggtataagtcggtgtgtccatctgccctttgtggaattagaccattccctctgccaacggagcatcgagaatgaccttctggtgcctcgtatgccccttgtgtcacggtggtcgaaacgctctctgtcctccttgatggcgatgctgataggcatcatgccggacaagacacagattgcatcgtatgacaccgtccgATACGTActcacaactctcaggcacatgagcctgtaggtactttccagtttaccgcggtaactgttagtacctagcgctctggaccatactggcccaacatacctaagtatggacgaaaccacgctggcaagaagtcttcgcttgctgccatagaccgctgagctattggacatcatacgagatagtgctgcaacagccgatgaggccctcttacaggcatagtcgacgtggctcccgaacgtgagcttgtcgtcgaccataacccagagcttcaacgatcgctttgaggtgatgatacagtctccgactctgaccaccgcctgttgctctgatttacggttgttcacaaccatgacctccgtcttatggtgcgcaagctccagtttcctggagcgcatccagtcctcgaccttccttatgcaatgcgcagccgtcaactcgacctcttcgatcgactcgccgtaaaccgctagcgttatgtcgtctgcaaagccgacgatcacaatccctacaggaaactttagtttcaacaccccgtcatacatgacgttccacaacaccggaccaaggattgaaccttgcggaaccccggcggtgattgggacgcacttctgaccctcctctgtgttgtaaaccagtactcgattctggaagtagttttccagaatcttgtacagcgacaccggtacgtggatgctcctgagctcgagcgctatggagtcccaactggcgctattgaaggcattcttcacgtcaagcgtgacgattgttcaatagcgtattccccttctcttgcgctagagtgctatctccgccgtcttggtgacggaggcgatggcatccggcgtggacctgcccttccggaagccgaactggttacttgccagaccgtttacaccctctgtggaCCTCacgagtctgttgaggataatcctctcaagtaccttgcccgtcgtttctagcaggcagataggcctatatgccgatgggtcacctggtggtttcccagccttcggcagtaggaccaatttctgccgcttccacctatccggaaaTAGGCAGTtctccaggcacctctgcatgactactcgaaacagcccgggggccgtttttatcgccagcctgattgccaggttagggatgccatccggtcccggtgccttgctcacctttagagagttggcgatcacgatgagttcctcattcgtaacccttgcctcctcctgaacctcgacacggctgtcgtcgcttacggattggatgctcggcaggttggccgaccatccctggtctgtgtctgagatactggaacgtcggacgtgggactcgaccgccggaggccaaggacttggctcgtggcgcggaaagagtccctcgatgattcgctccagcatcgctggtaatcgctctgcaggcgccagcacgcctttggtcttggccattacgattctgtaggcgtcaccccacgggttcgtattggcactcgcgcatagcctatcgaaacaggccctcttgctggccttaatcgcattcttcagcgtcgatctggcagaaccgaatgctgcgcggcgctctgtcctctgttcgtctgttcgcgtatgtgtgtgtatgtgtgtgtgtgtgtgtgtgtgtgtgtgtgtatgtaacggtctcccaatctcactcgattttctcagagatggctggaccgattttcatgaaactaattgcaaatgaaaggtctagttgccccataagaccctattgaattttattgtaatcggatttttagtttcgaggttatgcatcaaaatgtgaaaatcacaaaacttcattatctcagaagctacaaaaccgatttgaacaaaattggtatcagaagaacgggcttgttttttgaaccatttgtgaaataattttataatgattggacatgtagttcaaaagttatgcaaagaaacgtgtttcaaacactgtttaaactcactcacttttcttagagatggctggaccgattttcacaaaattagtgtcatatggaagatcttgttgccccataagaccctattgaattttattgttattggactttaaatttttccgttatgtataataatgtgaaatcaggctatgacaagaaacatgtttctaagactgtttgaactcacccacttttctcagagatggatggaccgattttcacaaaataagttgcaataggaaggtctagttgcctgataaaacccaatcgaattttattataatcggactgtaactttgtctgttatgtatcaaaatgtaaaagttatgaaactccattatctcagaaactacacaaccgatttgaacaaaataggtatcaaatgaacgggatgtctttaaaacccctaaataacgaattttatgatgattaaacatgtagttcgaaagttatgaaaagaaacgtgttcagaaaacttcatcaaattcactcgttttgtcaaagatggcatcactgatttcaacaatcttagttttaaattgaaggtttaattgctttattggtacccatttaatttgattataacactggttgacaaaatcgaaaaaaatgctgctctaaagcttataatagttgccctagaaaggaaaaaattcacaggaaaagctataatttttcattttttcttagtttgaccttcggggcaacacttgtgttgaccagtgtaatcggacttttattttatccattatgtgttaaattgtaaaaatattgaaaatctcttctttcaaagattacacgacttatttaaagaaaacaggtgtcgcaaattcggatttcaagtATGGAAATggagtatgaagttgattcctggtctctgggcatcatcccgggtactgaaaaactcacattgggtaatgtttgtcccttttagactggtagaaaccggaagctactgtctagaaatttaaaatggcgtctgaagatgatttctggcctcagggtatcataccgcttcccaaaatcgtattggatgatatttgtcactttgggctgttgatcggaaactgtcgccatcttcgtcATAGAAATatccagattaggcagttcggcaattttatgatggattttatgattttatgattatcaggcaaccagaagtggtcatctggattgaaaattgggttttaggtcggattctgtccactgggtataatccaggtttcaagaacccatattaattggtatttggccattcattggatgcctctcagaaacgatcagtaatatcaactgcgctaaagaatttcaatttcactgataggatcattcaaattaatgtataaggaacaacatttaattataaataatttgaaatctaTGTAtgtgagtacaaatcgattataccacaatcaaaaacaaaatcgcatcatatagttaaaagaatttaatgttatttgcatgtatatgtgttaatttatattcatatcgtcggtttcgtgcaacaccgacacaactcaaaaaaatatagttccgagaaaaacgcgtttgaaaatttgcgtcgaaaatttatttttcgattttcaagaaaactttgaagtttgagattaccaatccttatttaacacctttgggtccattatgcacatattacgtgctcacgttgtccaagttaaaaccttatttttactaactttatggagaaatttcgatttttgcagcaaaggcacttctactcataactctggaatttttgtgattttcgaaatgggatttcgtgtgatgaaacttaacaatatttggcatcgtttgccatcaaaaacgcaaaaatgagttgtgctagtgttgcacgaagccgatgatatgttaaattttaaatgttctgtatagttgtgctgttggctaccaaaaatttattgtttagaatgaataacaaatccagcatcTATTTCTAGCTACTACAGctatctattttaacaaattataagttctaaggagaaaggctggatctcaccgctaggtggattaatttaggttttaatatTCCAATCCTTGCATTCTAAAAATATTGTAACtcgatttttttgagtttttatggGTTATAGATTTGTTCTATATAGCCAGTAAATGAGACCCTGGGTCTTATCGTTAGAAAGTTTATCTACAATTGGTAACAAATATTCTTATTCACTTGATATTATCAGTGGCATATGACGTACTCACCAAAATATTTATCTAGCACTTAGATTACTTGTTTGACAAATGTTACAAGCAATTGAGGCAGCGAAGTTTGTGAATAACACTGGTCCAAAAAAACGATGTATAAGAAACATACTGACTTGGGATTTGATGaggaaacattttaaaatttcgtACAGGTTTGTAACTACTGTTAATAAAAGTTTTCTCATTTTGTATTGCAAGGTACGCGCATTAGCATTATTCCACTGGAAGAACAAAGTTTAGACAACTACTAAAGTTAATTCGATAATATacgtaaaaagtttttttacagccAGTTATTCAAGTACTTTTAGTAGATAACATGTTTACCACGTGCAACAAAAAATCGCAAAACATAACATTATAAAGTAACAAGAAGCTTCTATGAAAGCTAACCATCatattttctgaacaaaagaatagactaaaaaatataaaaaactgcTTTTTCATAAAAGATGTAGTTTGGAGTTCATAAATGTATAAACATCGTACAATGTTCAATCGgtttatgtgagaaaacagtGAGAATCTTGGCAAAAATTTTACTTGCAAGAATTTTTAACTGATaaattctttaatttttttagatgTGTTGAAAATGTTTAGGATGTAGTTTTTATTCAATTCAGTTTTCAGTATTCAGTTTTTATTTATAGGAATTCCATCAAAATGttccaatttaattttttgctaTTTCAATTTAGCTGAAATAttgcacagatgttcctatagacagaagatgtcattttgtgctattagtattttttttgaagtagaatacttctctcaggaagttcggctacatagggatgtgaaatgaaaatctaaaaccgaaaaaagtgaaaaatatgtccaatttcaaatgctaataaatcggttagtattcgatggatttccttcgttcttgcagcaatagattggaaaatcttctaagattcttcccaaaataagataattgtaattttattattcacactattgtactattgaaaatagtcaagccttgtcaaaacgaaaaattcgacctctgattggtcgttatatgcttgcttcccaagcacggtcgacaggatcatataccttgcaattgaaaacatgctatttggcctatataagagcctgcttcagccggagccgctcataatagttctagacagcgacaacagcagttgtccttccttagcagcagcactagccctgtggttggtcaccacgtctcaggagcagcgcggtttttctcagcgtgtgtcgccagacagccattattccccccgtgttggggcagcatgaagattgccatcaggaaatccaattttggaaatcaaaatgcctttttgaagcaaataaacaagtcattgaaagttaataatttttgtcaacgcaagcaagcattctgtgttgcatcctagcaattcaaatttgtcgcacccgtctaatttactgaatgtgaaatcgcttccacagtgcatgttgtccgtgtatcttaattccaccaatgttagggcagctcaaaggttgtaattagcgaccgattttgaaccgcaacatgcttttttcaaggcaaataaaaaaataattgaaagttaataattttctggcatcaacacaagcagacattctgtgcgggatgcaatcaaattctgttgtagttgtctaatttttactttcactttatttagtaaaccccccactgtaggggcagcgcaaaggctgcgatcagcataacccacattgaataattaactgccctgttagtacgcattcacaaaagcagttagttcgactatgtagagctaatatgtagtcgattcaatcaatcagcataaacagaatttcgtcgtctcccagctgccaagttgcaacatgatgcaacacgcaacagcgagcaaacgaaatcgcttgatgttacaaaccgcaataagatacgggttaaaaccgttgcgtgtgtgagagcaccatcggtgtttattcgctggatacactatctactgtctactgaacgcaataatctgcttacatgcgacacggggacgggaacattttcttcaaccaagctgcacaacacgacacaaaacatgttattttgttgcttcaatgagagtgctatcggtccggctcgaaaaatgttcacaagaaatcatttttgtgcatccgtgctacgaaactgaggaaaaactttagaaactgaaaaaagaggtggagcttatcaaatgatcgctctgagccggaatgaagtcacacatatttttcaagttatatcattccaccacgtacgtaaaataattcattcctattttcatccctatatgagagcctgttttagtcgaagccgctcataatagttctgaacagcgacgacagcagtcctcccttagcagcagcgggagcgagcggtgggtaccatcgatagcggatagcggccacaattgtggcatggctgcgaatagcgttgcagttgctcagcagttgggccagcgtatagcggccacaactgtggcatggctatgcatagcgtagctgttgcagcgggtatatcagcatcgatagtagcagggtcagctgatgcaacgacactcccttcactaaaatgctgtttaagcgtggtagcgggaagcatcagcagcaggcttgcatgaagtgaatacatcagccagcaactttctctaaggcctctgctattagcgaacctatacattagagaaatgacaagacactcaccgttaaggcaactgtcaacatcaaaacggacgagctgtataaatttgcattgccgttatccattttgatgttgacagttgccttaacggtgagtgttttgtcatttctctaatgtataggttcgctatctgccatagtagacgcgaaaggcggcgcgaaccgatacgctcggccgtaggttaatgtacagctctactgatggctgaacaacaacctacagccgagcgaatcggttcgcatcgcttttcgcgtctattatggcagaggcctaatgggaaatttgtatcattttgttcagaagaatattattgtcggtaatattacagagatgcgattgcgtaaatccgattttgaattgaacaattgttcttttgagaacaaataaaacacttatttgaagagttaatagcttttggtaccaatagcagtatagtgacagcctcagcggtagatgcagatgcagccggtacttccctgaggccgctgtaaaggtaaatgggagcagcacggcgaaacagttcgggttatgcttagacgcgcgtcatttttcgttgttaatattccccacatgaaacgacgcgctttcgtatgatagcggtggtattagcggtagatgcatttgccaacaaagccgtgtctagtttccaatgtgaaaacacctttctcactgtgttgaccgtgcgccttagtcctcactatcaaggtaacacagagatgtaagataaacactacatcctatgataaattgaacaattgtccttataaggacaacaaatgaattaatgaagatttaattttgaattagaatacttctctcaggaagttcggctacatagggatgtgaaatgaaaatctaaaactgaaaaaagtgagaaaaatttcaaa from Wyeomyia smithii strain HCP4-BCI-WySm-NY-G18 chromosome 3, ASM2978416v1, whole genome shotgun sequence encodes the following:
- the LOC129727334 gene encoding aminopeptidase N-like produces the protein MGTLNRNFLLLLLGSSVIVQLSASKSPLPEKAAILAEAVPERETREIDRTYFLPRNTSPSHYFIQLTTNVHENDLTFQATTEIYFNVWEPTNTVTMHLQDLIIQSTELSKVVGLGVPQVIDSPDHVVDLRTEHVVFTCNSELSIGTYILKVVYTGTMRNYQSGYLVSSYRGENNQVQYVGSTHFQATLARRVFPCYDEPDLKATFTLWITHDKNYNAVSNMMINSIYPDENDANYLVTKFRTTPIMSTYLLAFAVTNFQAKAVDRHQVMARINAFSDVDLALDAGTKILASLDRYTGVAYYKYMSKITQIAIPDRGTGAMENWGLVTYGEPALLFNSADNSYRSRKRVVTVIAHEFAHQWFGNLVSPKLWEYIWLNEGFATLYEYYAATLAFPNLEYWELFNVEVVQRALGSDAVENIRPMNYPAASPDEIWRLFDIIAYQKSGSVLNMFRQVLGDDNWQVGLNIYLENHKLSAATPDDLYAALQTAIEDKNVLPDGFTVKLLMESWTNAAGYPLLTVKRLYKNGDIIISQERYIANKRLPNDHIWNIPYNYVARSSPRAVEPDDIRWLTSKAAKLTIDAPDNQWIIFNREQFGYYRVNYDLHNWKLIIDALLTNPLSINRSNRAQLIDDAFNLARSERLDMSIALELLQYLRYETEYAPWAAANNVLNYFHEKLLGTPEYSNFAKFVTEIVSEVYKTLQIDTVATEESTLLKYLKQTISNWACRAGIQDCLDKAYAALKQEVDGGTVIHPDVAAVIYCHGLRDGTLKELSYLLPKITTSSNQAKRTEIITALGCSKDVASVKVLLSAIQLSNTVYLSTEKTQIVDAIVGGSLEGVDTTVDYLIAGNNAGNLLTVLGEGGFNNMLTGIARRTNNETQRQNMEKLLAVLQEVISEEMANTVRKTVVANADWFDSLEGLVAVEFFEKYENAV